GACCGCGCGGCGGTGGCATGGGCGGTTCGCGTGGCTCGCGCTACTAAGAATCCCGGCTAATTCAAACCGACCATGCCCAGGGTGTCCGGCAATCCGCCACACCTGGACATGGTCGTCTGGTTTTTCACCAGTCCGCCCCTTGACAATCTCCCGCAGAATCTCTTCCATAAAAAATGGATGTTCTGCTCGAACTCTTCTCCACCTCCGATCGTATCAGAGAGTACAAGAGTGCGGTGAAGGCGCTCGATCCGCTACGGCTGTGTTCCGATGAAGACCTTGTCCTGCGACTCAAGCAAGGACAATCGGAAGTGCTCGGCCTGTTGATCCGCCGATACGAACGCGAAATCTACGGCTACCTGCGCCGTTATCTCGGCGATCACCACCTCGCGGACGACGTGTTTCAAAACACCTTCCTGCAACTCTTCCTGAAAGTCAGCCAATACGAAGCCGGTCGCCCCGTGCGCCCGTGGCTCTATACCATCGCCACCAACCAGGCCATTGATGCCCTGCGAAAGCATCAACGGCAAACGATGGTCTCGCTCGATCAACACGCGGCAGAATCTGCGGACGGTGAATTACGCAGCCTGCTCGAATTACTCGAATCTCGGGATTCTGGCCCACTTGACCGATCCGTCGATCGAGAACGCCAATCGCTCATCCAAAATTGGATTGACCGCCTTCCCGATTTTCTCCGCCAGGTAGTTCATCTTGCATACTACCAAGGTTTAAAATATCGTGAGATCGCCGACCAACTGCAAATTCCGGTCGGAACTGTGAAATCCCGATTACATACCGCCCTGCTCAAATTGCAGGAGTCGGGCAGCCCCATTGGTTCGTTGCCGGAGTTGTGAGGAGGGGGTCATGATCGAGCAATTCCTCCAGTATCTGTTAGGCACGCTGGACCCCACCGCCCGGCGACAGGTCGAAACCCATCTCGCCGAGCATCCCGAAGCGCAAGTCGAATTCGACCGATTGCAAGCCGCCCTATCCCCTGTCGATGCCGACGCCGTCGAGGATCATCCCCCCGCGGACTTGGCCACGCGCACCGTCGCATTCATCGCAAGTCATTGCATCACCGAGCGATACGGCGATCGGCTCCCCGAATGGCCGACACCCAGCGACGCCTCAAGCGGCGCGGGATCGCGGGATGCTGCCGCGGTTGTCCCGGGTGGATTGGCCGCTGCGCTCACCACCAGCCCCCCGCGATTGGCCGAAGCCGCCGTGCAGCCGAACCGCTCAATGCCCAGTCGCTTGGCGCGCTTGGTCTCCTGGGCAGGGAACGATCCGGAAATGTCGCAAAGCTGGTGGAGCCGTCGGAATGTCGTCGCTGGAGCGATGATGATTCTGTTCGGGTTCGGAATCATCATTCCGGGAATTTACTATGCCCAGATGCAGCGGCAATTGCATGCCTGCCAGGAACAATTACGGGAACAGTATGCGGCATTGACCGGATATGCTGATGTTCACGATGGTTATTTTCCGAAAATTCAGAATGTACCGCCTCATGATACGGCGCGGAGTTATCTGACGCAGTTGATCCAATCGGGTTACTGGGACGAAACCGCACCATGGGGCAACTCGCGAGAGGCTCGCCACTCGCATGATCCATCGATGTTCGCCTACACATTAGGCTACCGTGATGAATCGGGGACGCTGACCGGTTATTCTCGAACCCACGAAGACGCATCCGAGCATTTGCCACTGATGGCAGACCGCCCACGCGATGCCCAGCAAGTGGCAATCGGGACAAAATCGGAATGGGTGTCCCATCATGGGCAGAATGTGTTATATCTGGGTGGACACGTGCGAGCGTGTCGGGATTCGCGTGTTGGCATTGCGGGTGATGAAATCTATTCCAGCGAGCGGGGCCGGGTTGAAGCCGGTCGCCATCGTTGGGACACGGTTCTCGGCTGGGATCAGGCCTCGCCGTGAACGACAGGACAGGCTTGACTGCAAGCCTCGGTAAGGAGATCCTCGGTATGGTCGAAGTCGCCACCCCCGGAACCTCGGCAAAGCAAAACGCTTACGATGAGGTTCCCTACGAAAGCTACCCGTTCACGCAAGCTCATCCGAATCGGATGGCGACCGTGGCGACGCTGTTCGGATTGCGTCCCACCCCGTTCACCAAATGTCGCGTGCTGGAACTCGGCTCGGCGGCGGGTGGCAACCTGATTCCGATGGCCTTGGAATCGCCCGAAAGCGAATTCGTTGGCATCGATTTGTCCGCTCGGCAAATCGACGACGGCAAACGACTCATCGAACAGCTCGGCCTGACCAACATCAAGTTGATCTCGGGCAGCATTCTGGACATTGACGCCAGCTACGGCCAATTCGATTACGTCATTTGCCATGGCGTGTTTAGCTGGGTGCCCAACGAAGTTCAGGACAAGATTCTGGAAATCGCCGGCACCATGATGACTCCGCAAGGGGTTGCCTACATTAGCTACAACACCTATCCCGGTTGGCACATGCGCGGCATGATCCGCGATATGATGCGCTACCACTCCGAGCGATTCAACTCGCCGAAGATCCGCACTCGCCAAGCTCGGGCGCTGCTCGATTTCTTGTCGCAATCGGTCAAGCAAGAAGGCTCGGCCTATGCGGCCCTGCTCAAGCAAGAAGTCGAAACCCTGCGTCACCAAGCCGACCACTACCTGTACCACGAGCATCTGGAAGAAATCAACGAACCATTGTACTTCCATCAATTCGCGGAACGGGCCGGCTCCAAGGGGCTGCAATATCTGGGCGAATCTCGCGTGGGCACGATGGTGCTCTCCAACTTCGGCCCGGATATCGAAAAGACGCTCCGCATTCTGGCCACCGACCAAATCATGGTCGAACAATACATGGACTTCCTGCGAAACCGCATGTTCCGCGAAACGCTGTTGGTCTCCAATCGCGTTCAACCGAACTGGTCGGTCCAGCCGGAAGTGCTGCGTCGCTTCTTCGTCGCGTCGGCGGCGGCTCCGGTGGGCGATCCCGGCGATCTGAACAGCCCGGATAACATTTCGTTCAAGTCGCCCAGTGGCATGTCGATGGCCACCACCCAACCGCTGCTCAAGGCGGCGATGGTGGTTCTCCGCAAGAATTGGCCGCAGCCCATTCAGTTCGACAAGCTCCGCGAAGAAGCCCGCACCCTGCTGGGTGGCAACGCATCGACCGAACAAGTGGCCAAGGATCAGCAACTGCTCGCCGTTGGCCTGCTGAACTGCTACATGGGTTCGGATCTGATCGAACTGCACACCCATCAGCCGACCTTCACCCGCGAACCGGGCGACAAGCCGATTGTCAGCCCGTTGGCGCGACTGCAAGCCGCCACTGGCCCAGCCGTCACCAACCGCCGTCACGAAGTCGTTCGACTGAACGACCTCGATCGCCAAATCGTGCCGTTGCTGGATGGCAGCATGGACCGAGCCGCCATTCTGGATAAGCTGGTGACACTGGCGAAGTCTGGCGTGTTGACCGTGCAACAAGATAACAACACGCTGACCGACGAAGCCCGCATCCGCGAAGCGATGAAGGGCGTCGTGGATCCCAGCTTGCGTGGGTTGGCCGGGCATGCCCTGCTGATCGCGTAATCTCCCGCTCGTTGGTGGAACTCCACTGACGGTGTCGAGTAACCCGAAGTCATCGTCCCCCTGCGAATTCGCCGCAAGCGAGTCCGCAGGGGGATTTGCATTGGCTCCGGCGAATTACGAGTCGTGAGAACGACTCGCGCATGCGATCGAATGCCACAGCTCGAGATGGCGAGCCGATTTCGCCTGCCGAAAATGCCAACCGCCGCCGAGAGTCGTGACACTCTCGGCGGCGGCGGCATTTCGGACACTCAGACGATTGGCTTAGCCGACCCACACCCCGCTCAGGCTGAGCAGATCGTTGTTGGCGTAGAACTCATCCAACAGCGTCGGGGTCGAGGTGTTGCCTTGGTTCACACCGGTGGCATAGGTCTTGACCAAGTTCCCATGGCCGGGGCCAGCACCGATGATGAGATCCCAGTTATCGTCGGAGTTGAGTTGCGCCGTCGCCACTCGAACACCCGTTCGCCAGTTCGGATTGAAGGCGAAGAAGTTCAACAGCGTGGATGGGATGCCGTTGACCACGAGATTGGCAGCATCGAAGACCGCCACCCGCGGACCGCCACCCGGACCAGCTCCGACGACCACATCAAAGCGGCCATCGTCGTTGACATCGCCCGCGGCGACATAGACGCCATCGCGTTGCGTTTGCTCGAAGGCGAAGAAGTCGGCGAGTCGTCGGGTGTTCGCTCCCGCTCCCGCGGCGAGTTCCTTCCCGTCGAACACGGTCACCCGCGGACCACCACCGAAACCGGCACCCGTGATTAAGTCCGGGGTACCATCGCCGTTGACATCGCCCGCCCCAACTCGCACGCCACCGAGGAAGGTTTCCTCGTAGGCGAAGAAGTCGGCAATGGCCTTGTTGCTGGCACCGTCGAAGATTCGCACCCGCGAACCACCGCCCAAGTCTGCCCCAACGACCAGTTCCACCAGACCATCGCCGTTGAAGTCGGCCGCTGCGACGAGCACGCCGCCGGTGAACCGCGCTTCGTAAGCGAAGAAGTCTCGCAGAACCGATCCATCGCGGCCACTGAAGACCGTGACGCGCGGACCACCACCCGGACCGGCCCCAGTGATGATGTCTTCGATGCCGTCGCCGTTGACATCGCCCGACGCGACTCGGATTTCACCCGAGAAGGCACCGAACGGCTGATACGACGAACTTGCCGTCGAGCGACCATTTTCATCCACGGAATAACCGGTGATGATGCCCGCACTGCCGGACTGCGTGAGGTAGACCGGCGGCACGAAACCGGGCGGAACCGGCGGATTCGGCGGAACCGGCGGATTTGGCGGCGTCTGAACCACTTGATTGAAGAAGTTCTGATCGGCCAGACCACCCGCGCTGACGATCGAGACCACCCCGTCGGCTGCGGCGCCCGGCAATCGGATGATCTGCCAGCCCGTTTGCAGCACTTCCGACAGCTTGTGCGTGCCATCCGGGACATTCGCGAAGGAGTATGCCCCCGTCGCATCCGTCACCGTGGTCGCATCGATGGTTCCATCGTTGTTGATGTCGAGTTGGATGGTCCAACCCGCCAGCCCCACTTCGCCGGTGTCGAGCGTGCCGTTGCCGTTCAGGTCGTTGACCTTGATCCCGCTGATGGTCGCAGGCGGGACCACTGGCGGAGGCGGAACAACCCCTTGCGTGGTGTTCAAGAAGTTGTTGTCGGCGCGGGTTTCCCCGTTGATGATCGTAATCAATCCCGGAGCCGCCGTTTGCCGCCAGCCGGTTTGCAGCACTTCGCTGACCGCGTGCGTGCCGTTGGGCAGACCCAGCCCACCGAATCCCGGAGTGGTCGGACCGAACGAATACGCCCCGGTCGAACTGGTGATCGTAGTCGCGTCGATGGTGCCGTTGTTGTCCAAATCCAGTTGGATCGTCCAACCCGCTAATCCCGGTTCGCCCGGATCGAGAATCCCGTTGGCATTCAAATCATCGAACTTGAAGCCGGAGATCGTCCCAGTCGATGCCGTCACCAGACGGACATCGGAGTATCGGGAAGTCCCGTCTGAGTTCGGTCGCAGGATGCCATCCGAGAAGATCAAGCCCGGCGTCAAGTCGGTCGCTGTCGCGGTGATCGGCGTGTTCACGGGGAACGGAGCCGACTTCCCGGCAAAGCGATCGATCACGAACTTGGTCGAACCGTTCCCTTGGGCATCCGTCGTGATCGTCGCCGATCCGATGTAGGTCTGCCCGATGCGTTGGTTCAGGCCAACTTCCGCGGCCGCGTTGATGTAGTAATCGATGCGGTAGGTGCGGAATGGTCGGGTGACCATCGCCGTCGGGATTTCCGTCCGATCGAACGACGACTGCGAAATCTGCAACAACGGATAGTTCTGACCGCGGTTCGGTCCACCATCCAAGTCCAACAAGTCGGAGATCCGATCCGGTTGGAGTTGGTTGGGATCTTGTGCCCCGTTGTAGAACGTGATGCCGTTGTTCGGCTGCGTTCCGTTGCGGAAAATACTGTTGGCATATACTCGGGTATCGACTGGGCTACCCAAAATATTGTTCGCCACCGGCAGAATGTTCGGCGCGGGGTAAGCGTCAATCGCCAACGCTTGGGTTGCGCTGCCATCCACCGTCCGCACGGTCAATCCACCAATCGCGCCTTCGGGCACGGTGACGAAGATCGCTCGTTTGTTCTGGGCAATCACCGGGTCAATCCCGTTGATCTGCCCGTTGAAAACGGTCGTGAACGTCACCGAGTTCGGAGCAATCGCCGAGGTGATGTCCAGATCGAACAGCAAGGCAATCCGTTGCCCGATTTGGGCACTGGTGATGGCCGAGAAGTTGCCCGAATCGATTTCGCGGATGGCATTCTGATCGGCGAAATCGACCTTGGAATGCTTGGCGATCGTCGCCTTGTTGCCAAACGCGGTCGAGCCTTCCAAGTTGGTGACCGTGACGATCTGATCGGCCAACGGGAACTCTGCCCCAGTGGCATATTCCGGCACTTCCACGAGCAATTGCGTATCGCTGAGCACCTTGAAGCGGGCTTGCAAGCCACCCGCGAAGACCACTTGCTGCGTGTTGGTGAACCGCTGCCCGTTGAAGGTGAAATGCGCCCCGGGAATGATCCCAGCCAGCGAGACACTTGCCGTCGTCAGAACCGGAGCGCCACCGATGCCGTTGACGGAGATCGAGCTCCCCGCAACTGCCGTTCCAGCCGGTGTTTCCAGTTCGACGATGTAGTTCGTTCCCACAGTCAACGAATCTGGGACAATCACCCGTACTTCGTTATCCGAGATGACCTGGAAGAACTTCGTGGTTTGGTCGTTAATGCCACCCACATCGTTAAACAGAATCTCCGTGGTGCCGGTGAATCCGGTACCGGTGATCGTCATAATCCCGTTCGTGGAAGTCCCGGAAGCGAGATTATTCAGATCCACGCGGAAGTATTCGTTGTGGAAATTCGGCTCATTTCCACGCACCACCGTACCACTGGAAAGGGTATTGATGGTCGGCAGCGGCGCCGGAGTCAGCACAAATCGCTCACCCAAGTTCACCGTCACAAATGAATCGGTGTTGACTTCGATGTACGAGTTGGAAGATTGCCCCCGATTGAACGTCTGCCCGTTGGGTCCAAGCTGATCGTAGCCGGGCGGCCGTTCAGGGGCCGACAACCCGTTGATGCTCGTCAGCGATCCCAACGCGCTGGGGGTCGTTCCGGGCGCAATCACGGTAAACATGACTTCGCCGAACACGCCTTGGAGTTCCGGGGTGTTCGGAATGCGGAACACCAAATCGTAGTCAACGATTGCACCAAACGGATCGGTGACCGGAATCAGCCGGAACCCCTCGGGATTAGTCACCGAGTTATACGGAGCAATGACGGCCAGATTGTTGTAGCCACCGAAACCGACTTCGCGACCAGATGGCGAAAACGGATCATAGCGCGAGATGATGATTCGCGAGACACCCCGGACGTTCGTCCCGTTCAGCCGTACCAGCGTCCCAATTGGACCCGTGGCAGCTTGCTCGAATGAGGGAATCGTCGGAATCGGCGGAGCAATCACGCTGAAGCTTGGGTTGGTCAGCAGATTGGTCGTTGCCGTGCCGAACGGAGTTTGCAGCGTCAGCACGCCGGAGGTCGCATTCAGCGGCACCTTCACCCGCACGAAGGTATCGGAGATCACTTCGATATCCGCCGGATTCACGGCCAAGCCGTTGAACAGAATTCCGGTGGTAAACAGCAATCCCGAGCCGCCGATACCGATGGTCGAACCGACCACCCCACCCGGCGTGAAGGTGTTAATGACCGGCGCGGCGGATGCCGTAAAGGTGAATTTCTGATTCGCCAGCGGCAGATCCGACGTATCGTCGTTGCCGCCTGCGGTGAAGACTTCGACGAAGCCGCTGGAGCCTGCAACCACATTCGGGACGATCACCCGCAGCCGTTCACCCGTGGGATCAATCTCGAATGACTTCGCTTCGACGCCAGCAATGGTGACCTTGCTGGTCGTCCAGAACATCCCCACCCGCTGATTGAACGGGAGCGTTTCATCCGCGAAAATGGTGATTTCCGTACCTGCCGGGCCGGTTCGTGCCAGGAAGTTTCCAATATCCGGCACGGGCGTCGGTGTGATCGTCAAGAATGTCGTTGCGGAGCCGGCGGCGGTGAACACTTCCAGGACGTTTGGCCCGTTGACCACACCGACCGGAACAATGAACTCGATCCGCGAATCACTGATAATGTTCAGCGTCGACAGATCGACATCCACCCCGTCAATTTGAACTTTGTTCGTCGCCGTCAGACCGAAGCCGGTGACGGTAATCGTCTGCCCGCGTTGTGCGGTCGGGTTGTTCGTCACCCCCAGCGAAACCGGAGCCACCGGGATTTCCACTGTGAACGATGCCGTACTGGTGACGGTTCCACCAACGGTAGCCAGCGTCAGGGTCTGATCGCCAACCGGGACATTGTCCGTGACTGTGATGCGAACTCGAGTGTCGGACAGCACCTCGAAGGGCACCACCACGCCACCCAGCTTCACGGTTTGCGTGCTGGTCAGGTCGGTACCATTGATGATGAGCACCGTACCGGGACCACCACTGCCGAACGAGTTCGACCCGTTGACCAATTCGATGATTGGTGCATTCCACGTGAAGTAACGCGGCGTGAACGAGCCATCGTACGTCGTCGGGAACAGCCCCTTGTAGAAGCTCGCCGAGATCGGGTACGGCGTGGGGGCAACGCGAATCCCGTCGTTGCGGTTGAAGGTAATCAGGTTTTGCAGATCCGACCGCAGCGGGTTACCGATGACGTTGCCGTCGGCCCCGTTGATGACTTCGATGCCGACGATGTTCGGCAACGCCGTCTTGCCGTCCGCTGCCGTGCCGATGTAGTTGCCCTGAATCAGGTTGCTGGTCGTGCCCACATCCTGAAGCCGCACACCGGGGCCAGACGCATAGCTGGGATTGATTTGCGAATCGAGTTGCAGCGGAGTCGGCGTGTTCGACAACACGTTACGGTTGGTGTCGATGGTGCCGCCAATGACTCGCCCGCCCGCATCGACCAGCGGATTGCCCGCCAGATCCACCGTACCGCCGATGATGTTGTTGGTGGCGCCGTTGGCAACCAAAACTTGCACCAAGTTCGGCCGAGTGGCCAGCGTCTTGTCGGTTCCCGTGAACCCGTTGATATCCGTGCCGATGTAGTTGCCGACGATGATGTTGTTGTCGGAACCGTTGATATGAATGCCCGCGACCGGCATCCCGTTGATGATAAACCCGCGAATCATATTGTTCGCCGAGGTGGGGCCGAGCTCGAAGCCGCTCTTGTTCCCCTGCCCCGTGGCGAAAATCGTCGAGCCAGTGATTTCGATGATGGGCACATTGCCCGCCGCGGCGTAGCCCGGCTGAGTGGTGGCATCAATCGCCACACCCGAGGGATCCGTCAGCACCGGCAGGCCGGTGGCCAAGCGGATGCTGAACCGCGCACCAATCGACGGGTCGGTCGGAATCGCAAATTGGATGCGATCGAAGCCCGGCGTGGCGTTCGCCTGGTCCATCGCATCTCGCAACGAACCGGTACCGGAATCCAGCACGTTGGTGACCGTGAAGACCGCTGGCACCGAGCGATCTTCCAACCCCTGCAGCTCCAGCATCGGGGTGGCGGGTTGATGATACCGACGCGAACGAGGGCTCTGGAGGAACGCCCTCATCCAGCGTTGCAGGCGAGACGAGGTCATGAGCAAGTATCCTTCCCAATTTCGTGAATCGACCGATGGTGGTTATCCAGAATACAACCGAATCGCATCCCGGACATCTCACCCTCGCGGTTATCCTTACCACGGGCATACCCACGCGCAGGTTCGGGACAGCCGATCGCATCGCAATTATGATCGATCACAGCTTCGGGGCCGGAAATTCCCCAGAACTTTGTCCCACAAACCTACCGCCCAATGCGCTCTTTTCAGGAAACTACCGATCAATCGAGATCATCGGATTGCAACGATTCCGAAAGCTGTCTGGATTTCGCGAATTCTCATGCGTTCGCTTCCAACGATTCGCCGCATCATTCGGGTTATTCCAGCACCACTTTCCCCGTCTCACCCCAAAAATCCATTGACGGATTCAAGTTGGGGCCTGTACCGACTCACGCGATGGTTTCTCCAGTCTTTTCCCGCATTGGGGCCATTTTCCAGAATGCGAAACACAACAAACCGACTTCAATCGCTACAGTCTGCGTCCGGCTGAACTCTGGAATCGGGGAGGATTCCAGAACCGCCATCCGCCTGTCACTGACCCCGGATCGACCTGCAAATGCCAATCTTCCTGCCCAGTTTGCCCGTGTCGCAGTCCGGCTTCATGGGGGTATGCAAATGAATTCCACGCCTCGGACAATTCGAGCCGGATTTTTCTCCCGCGTCGAATCGACCCCAGCGATCAACCACCCCGTTCCGGATCATCCACCGCGTGAAATGAGATCAAAAAATGACACCAGCCGATCGAGTCTCCCCGATCGGCTGGCGTGATAGGTCGGCAATTGTCGTCGCACGATTCCCGTGTGTGGGAATCGGCCGGATTAGGCGTTCTCCAACTCCTGCAGCAGCAGTTGTTGCACCATTTCCATCTTGGCCATCCCCTTGGTTTCCTTCATCACCGCACCTTTGATCGCGTCGGCGGCCTTCACCTTCCCGCCCTTGAAGTCCGCAACCGCCTTCGGATTCTTGGCAATGGCCGCGCGAATAATCTCGCGAAGCTGCCCTTCATCTGCCACCGTCTTGAAGCCGAGCTTGGCAATGATCGCCGCCGCTTCCTCTTGCGAGGCCAGCATCTCAGCGTACACTTCGCGGGCACGCTGCTTGTTCAATCCAGTCTTCACCAGCTCAGCAACCAGCCCACCCATCCGCTCTGCCGAGATCGGGAACTCGTCAATCTCGACCTTCAAATCCTTCAGCGAGGCCAACACATCGTTGGTAATCCAGTTGCTGGCTACCTTCGGATCGCCGGACAATTTTGCGACCGACTCGAAATACGCGACCGTCTTCCGGCCTTGCGATGCAATCACGTCCGCATCATATTCCGACAATCCATACGGCGGCTGCTGCAAGCGAACCCGTTGTTCCGACGGCAATTCGCCCATCTCCGCGCGTTCCGCCTCAATCATCTGCGGCGTGACGATCACCGGCACCAAGTCCGGCTCGGGGAAGTAGCGATAATCCGCCGCATCTTCTTTCCGACGTTGGACCCACGTGCGGCCCAGTGCATCATCCCAACCCCGCGTTTCCTTCTGACCGGGAACGAACCGATCGTTCGTCTCGGCATATTCATCGTATTGGCGTTTGGCCTCGTAGCGAATCGCCCGCTCCACCGAGCGAATGCTGTTGAGGTTCTTGACCTCAACAATCCCCGTCGCAATCGTCGAGCCATCCGGCTGCGGAATCAGCACGTTGACGTTGGCATCGCACCGCAGCGATCCCTGCTGCATTTCGCAGTCCGAAACGCCCAGCTCACGCAGCATCAGCCGCAACTCTTCCAGATACGCCCGCGCTTCTTCCGGGGTGTTGATTTCGGGCTTGGAGACGATTTCGATGAGCGGCGTCCCAGTCCGGTTGAGATCCACTTTGGTATCCCCGCCGCGACCGGATTCATCGTGCATCGACTTGCCAGCATCTTCTTCCAAGTGCGCCCGAATGATGCCGACCTTCTTCGGCCCATTCTCCGTCCGAATTTCCAAATATCCTTCGGAACTGAACGGGAGATCATACTGCGAGATCTGATAATTCTTAGGCAAATCCGGGTAGTAATAATTCTTGCGGTCCCACTTGGTAAAGTGGGCAATCTCGCAATTCAGGGCAATCGCCCCACGCATTGCCAGCTTGAACGCCTTGCGATTCATCACTGGCAGCGATCCGGGCATCCCCAGGCAGACGGGGCATGTCGCGGAATTGGGCGGCAACCCAAACAGGGTGCTGCAGCCACAGAATAATTTCGTCTTGGTGAGCAGTTGGACGTGAACTTCCAGCCCGACGAGAATGCGATACGGGTCAGCCATGATAGCATCCGGTTTCCAGAACCATGGAAGCGAGCCGAACGTGGAATCGGGCAGACTCCAAACGGAACTCCTGCCCGCACATCAGTTTGCAGCGTGATCTCACAGCGTGGGACGACGCAAGTGCCAGTCGGTAGCCGCTTCGTACATCCGCGCCACCCGCAGCATCTTCTCTTCTTCAAACGGAGCCGCGAGAATCTGCAACCCGATCGGCAACCCCGACTGGGTGAAGCCGCACGGAATGCTGATGCCGGCAATCCCCGCCAGATTGCAGCTAATCGTATAGATGTCCGACAGATACATCGCCAGCGGATTGTCCGTTTTCTCGCCCATCTTGAACGCCGCCGTCGGAGCCGTCGGCCCGAGCACCACATCGCATTGGGCGAACGCGGTATCGAAATCGT
This DNA window, taken from Tuwongella immobilis, encodes the following:
- the gatB gene encoding Asp-tRNA(Asn)/Glu-tRNA(Gln) amidotransferase subunit GatB, coding for MADPYRILVGLEVHVQLLTKTKLFCGCSTLFGLPPNSATCPVCLGMPGSLPVMNRKAFKLAMRGAIALNCEIAHFTKWDRKNYYYPDLPKNYQISQYDLPFSSEGYLEIRTENGPKKVGIIRAHLEEDAGKSMHDESGRGGDTKVDLNRTGTPLIEIVSKPEINTPEEARAYLEELRLMLRELGVSDCEMQQGSLRCDANVNVLIPQPDGSTIATGIVEVKNLNSIRSVERAIRYEAKRQYDEYAETNDRFVPGQKETRGWDDALGRTWVQRRKEDAADYRYFPEPDLVPVIVTPQMIEAERAEMGELPSEQRVRLQQPPYGLSEYDADVIASQGRKTVAYFESVAKLSGDPKVASNWITNDVLASLKDLKVEIDEFPISAERMGGLVAELVKTGLNKQRAREVYAEMLASQEEAAAIIAKLGFKTVADEGQLREIIRAAIAKNPKAVADFKGGKVKAADAIKGAVMKETKGMAKMEMVQQLLLQELENA
- a CDS encoding RNA polymerase sigma factor, which codes for MKALDPLRLCSDEDLVLRLKQGQSEVLGLLIRRYEREIYGYLRRYLGDHHLADDVFQNTFLQLFLKVSQYEAGRPVRPWLYTIATNQAIDALRKHQRQTMVSLDQHAAESADGELRSLLELLESRDSGPLDRSVDRERQSLIQNWIDRLPDFLRQVVHLAYYQGLKYREIADQLQIPVGTVKSRLHTALLKLQESGSPIGSLPEL
- a CDS encoding SdrD B-like domain-containing protein, with translation MTSSRLQRWMRAFLQSPRSRRYHQPATPMLELQGLEDRSVPAVFTVTNVLDSGTGSLRDAMDQANATPGFDRIQFAIPTDPSIGARFSIRLATGLPVLTDPSGVAIDATTQPGYAAAGNVPIIEITGSTIFATGQGNKSGFELGPTSANNMIRGFIINGMPVAGIHINGSDNNIIVGNYIGTDINGFTGTDKTLATRPNLVQVLVANGATNNIIGGTVDLAGNPLVDAGGRVIGGTIDTNRNVLSNTPTPLQLDSQINPSYASGPGVRLQDVGTTSNLIQGNYIGTAADGKTALPNIVGIEVINGADGNVIGNPLRSDLQNLITFNRNDGIRVAPTPYPISASFYKGLFPTTYDGSFTPRYFTWNAPIIELVNGSNSFGSGGPGTVLIINGTDLTSTQTVKLGGVVVPFEVLSDTRVRITVTDNVPVGDQTLTLATVGGTVTSTASFTVEIPVAPVSLGVTNNPTAQRGQTITVTGFGLTATNKVQIDGVDVDLSTLNIISDSRIEFIVPVGVVNGPNVLEVFTAAGSATTFLTITPTPVPDIGNFLARTGPAGTEITIFADETLPFNQRVGMFWTTSKVTIAGVEAKSFEIDPTGERLRVIVPNVVAGSSGFVEVFTAGGNDDTSDLPLANQKFTFTASAAPVINTFTPGGVVGSTIGIGGSGLLFTTGILFNGLAVNPADIEVISDTFVRVKVPLNATSGVLTLQTPFGTATTNLLTNPSFSVIAPPIPTIPSFEQAATGPIGTLVRLNGTNVRGVSRIIISRYDPFSPSGREVGFGGYNNLAVIAPYNSVTNPEGFRLIPVTDPFGAIVDYDLVFRIPNTPELQGVFGEVMFTVIAPGTTPSALGSLTSINGLSAPERPPGYDQLGPNGQTFNRGQSSNSYIEVNTDSFVTVNLGERFVLTPAPLPTINTLSSGTVVRGNEPNFHNEYFRVDLNNLASGTSTNGIMTITGTGFTGTTEILFNDVGGINDQTTKFFQVISDNEVRVIVPDSLTVGTNYIVELETPAGTAVAGSSISVNGIGGAPVLTTASVSLAGIIPGAHFTFNGQRFTNTQQVVFAGGLQARFKVLSDTQLLVEVPEYATGAEFPLADQIVTVTNLEGSTAFGNKATIAKHSKVDFADQNAIREIDSGNFSAITSAQIGQRIALLFDLDITSAIAPNSVTFTTVFNGQINGIDPVIAQNKRAIFVTVPEGAIGGLTVRTVDGSATQALAIDAYPAPNILPVANNILGSPVDTRVYANSIFRNGTQPNNGITFYNGAQDPNQLQPDRISDLLDLDGGPNRGQNYPLLQISQSSFDRTEIPTAMVTRPFRTYRIDYYINAAAEVGLNQRIGQTYIGSATITTDAQGNGSTKFVIDRFAGKSAPFPVNTPITATATDLTPGLIFSDGILRPNSDGTSRYSDVRLVTASTGTISGFKFDDLNANGILDPGEPGLAGWTIQLDLDNNGTIDATTITSSTGAYSFGPTTPGFGGLGLPNGTHAVSEVLQTGWRQTAAPGLITIINGETRADNNFLNTTQGVVPPPPVVPPATISGIKVNDLNGNGTLDTGEVGLAGWTIQLDINNDGTIDATTVTDATGAYSFANVPDGTHKLSEVLQTGWQIIRLPGAAADGVVSIVSAGGLADQNFFNQVVQTPPNPPVPPNPPVPPGFVPPVYLTQSGSAGIITGYSVDENGRSTASSSYQPFGAFSGEIRVASGDVNGDGIEDIITGAGPGGGPRVTVFSGRDGSVLRDFFAYEARFTGGVLVAAADFNGDGLVELVVGADLGGGSRVRIFDGASNKAIADFFAYEETFLGGVRVGAGDVNGDGTPDLITGAGFGGGPRVTVFDGKELAAGAGANTRRLADFFAFEQTQRDGVYVAAGDVNDDGRFDVVVGAGPGGGPRVAVFDAANLVVNGIPSTLLNFFAFNPNWRTGVRVATAQLNSDDNWDLIIGAGPGHGNLVKTYATGVNQGNTSTPTLLDEFYANNDLLSLSGVWVG
- a CDS encoding methyltransferase regulatory domain-containing protein, with the protein product MVEVATPGTSAKQNAYDEVPYESYPFTQAHPNRMATVATLFGLRPTPFTKCRVLELGSAAGGNLIPMALESPESEFVGIDLSARQIDDGKRLIEQLGLTNIKLISGSILDIDASYGQFDYVICHGVFSWVPNEVQDKILEIAGTMMTPQGVAYISYNTYPGWHMRGMIRDMMRYHSERFNSPKIRTRQARALLDFLSQSVKQEGSAYAALLKQEVETLRHQADHYLYHEHLEEINEPLYFHQFAERAGSKGLQYLGESRVGTMVLSNFGPDIEKTLRILATDQIMVEQYMDFLRNRMFRETLLVSNRVQPNWSVQPEVLRRFFVASAAAPVGDPGDLNSPDNISFKSPSGMSMATTQPLLKAAMVVLRKNWPQPIQFDKLREEARTLLGGNASTEQVAKDQQLLAVGLLNCYMGSDLIELHTHQPTFTREPGDKPIVSPLARLQAATGPAVTNRRHEVVRLNDLDRQIVPLLDGSMDRAAILDKLVTLAKSGVLTVQQDNNTLTDEARIREAMKGVVDPSLRGLAGHALLIA